Within the Chloroflexota bacterium genome, the region AAAAGTGTTAAACAAAGGCTAAAACTTACCTCAAATGACTGTCAAGGCGAAAATCCCTGATTTTCAGGCAATTTTAGGTGAGTCTCTACACGCCTGTAACACCGTGTTCAGCACGATTCACCAGTCAAACTAGGCAGGCAGAGAAGGGTATCCACAGCAAAACGACAGGGCACCTTGATTTGTTGCTTGCGGTGCGGAATTAGGCTTGCTCATGGCGTCTCTGAGTGCTCATAAATCTGCATCAACTCGCGAAATGTGCGGACATTTAATCTAATTGCCCGCATTCAAACACCCAACAGAGATTGTGAATTGCCTTAATGTTCAGATGCCCCAAAATATATACTGACATTCTTATAATTGCACTTTATACATAGCATATTGCCTAGTTAATACATATTTTATTCATCAGTCTATGAAACCTTCCGTTTCGCTCGCTGCATTTGATGCAAATTTATCTCCATTTTGCCCTTCCCTATAGGGGAATGGAGCTCTTCAGATAACCAAGCCGGCCGTTTTCATTTGACACTCAACCCACAGGCTAATAACATTCGGATAGGCGGATTGCACGATGGCGAGACGCCGCAGATAGACAATGTATTCACATCGGAAAGTCAACACAATTGGGACAAGCAGAGTAGAGAGAATCCATGGCGATCAACATAATTGTGTGCGTGAAGCAGGTGATGGATCCAGAGACGCCCGCTTCCGCCTTCAACATCGACCCGGATGCGAAGAAAGTCGTTCCTGCGCCGGGGATACCGCCGGTCGTCAACGGCTTTGACGAGAACGCTGTCGAGGCTGCGCTGCGGCTAAAGGACAACGGCGACGCGGCGAAGATTACAGTCATATCCATCGGCAACGGCTTCGTGATGGATGTGATGAAAAAGCCGCTTTCGATGGGAGCGGACGAACTCGTGCTCATCGACGACGAAGGGCTGGACGGCCTTGACGCCTTCGCCACTGCAACGGTGCTGACGGAAGCGATCAAAAAGGTCGGCGAGTACGACCTCGTGCTGTGCGGCAGGCAGGCATCCGACTGGGATCAGGCGCACGTGCCGCTGGGCATCGCGGAGATGCTTGAGTTGCCGTGCATCACGTTGGCGCAGAACATTGAAGTTGTGGACGACGGCCTCATCGTGCAGCGTGCGCTGACGGACGGATACGAAGTCGTCGAGGCGCCTATGCCCACGCTGGTCACGGTCACAAACGAACTGGGCGAGCCGCGCTACCCGACTCTGCGCGGCATTATGCAGGCGAGCCGCAAGCAGCCGACGAACTGGAGCACCGCCGATGTCGGTTTGGATGCGTCCGCGCTCGAACCAAAGCTGACGCTGACTGAACTGTACATCCCGGTCAGCGATAATCAAGTTGAAGTAATTGAAGGCGAGGACGACGCTGACGCTGGCAGGAAGCTTGCGCTGCGGCTGCGCGAAGAACGGCTCATTTAGCCCCTTCGCTTGACTGGCGAAGATGGTTAGGATGAGGCGTGTCTCGGCGCGAATGGAACTATGCCCACCACTATATGCAGGCATATGGGCATGAGACGAATTCACGAATGCAACTTATTCCTGTC harbors:
- a CDS encoding electron transfer flavoprotein subunit beta/FixA family protein → MAINIIVCVKQVMDPETPASAFNIDPDAKKVVPAPGIPPVVNGFDENAVEAALRLKDNGDAAKITVISIGNGFVMDVMKKPLSMGADELVLIDDEGLDGLDAFATATVLTEAIKKVGEYDLVLCGRQASDWDQAHVPLGIAEMLELPCITLAQNIEVVDDGLIVQRALTDGYEVVEAPMPTLVTVTNELGEPRYPTLRGIMQASRKQPTNWSTADVGLDASALEPKLTLTELYIPVSDNQVEVIEGEDDADAGRKLALRLREERLI